The window CCTCGAGCTCCTTTCTCTGCCCTTCAAGTTCAGCCCTAGCAGTCCTGAGCTTACGCTTATACTCATATACCATCTTGTTCACACTCGCTATTGACTacatttcaagaaaaaaaaaattatataagatcCTTCACACCATAAGCACAAAGATCTGCAAATTAAATGTAAACATACCCTAGCAGCACTGAGAGCATACTCGTTGTACAAATCGGATAGAGTCGTGTCATCAAGAGGAGTAGGAAGATCGGTGGACGGATCATCACTGATCAAACGGAATAGTTCTCCACACGCTTCTTTGTCATCGATAAGCAAACCATCACCGGAGTAGCTGAAATTAAACGCGAACTCAGCAGGCGGCGGCGCAACTCTGCGAGGCGGAGCTTCCTCATCCACCGCGACAGATTGCGCATCAGGAGCCGCCGCATTGACGACGGCCTCCTGAGTCTCAGCTCTTTTCCCTGGCCTGCTTGCTTCCCACTCTGATAGTAACTTGGAGTAGGAGGTAGCAAGTGATGGCCAGAACTTCATTTGGATATTCATTACATCAAGAACGGTCCGCATGCAGGCTCTTGAAGGAGGAGCTGTAGCTGTAGTAGGCAAGTCCTCCTCTGGATTTTCTCCCATAAGCACCTTTTTACAGATTAAAACGGAATCATCAGTAAACATTTTCTGTCTTCATAACCGTATATGAACAGAGAGATTTAAACCTTGATCACTGCAGTAGCAGAAGAAGATATGGAGCGAAGATTGTAGCTGCAAATGATtgatgacaaagaaaaaaatctttaaagcTGCCACCCCCCATTGAAAGCAAGAAAACTATTCATAAACACGAACCCGCCCTCGAGAATAACTAGCATTTTCCCGCCGCACAGATCACCTAACATCTGTGTCATTCGAGAATAACCTGCCGGAGTCACCTGaaagtaatttttttgtcaaatcaAATAGAATGAACAGAACATGCTTTGACGAGGTGTGACAGCCCTAGAATATAAAGCTTACTTTACAGCATCCTAGTGGGTCTCCTTTAGCTGCATCAAATCCCGCTGATACGATGACAAAATCAGGAGAGAATGCAGAAGCTGCAAGGAAAGAGTTCCAGTTAGACTTATACTGGTTTCACTTCCAGAGCATATTAGTCATAAACTAAGCCAATAAAACTTAGTACCTATGGGAAGAACTACATGCTGAAAGGCATAGATATAGTCTCCATCACCAACTCCACTACAACTCCATGGAACATTTACACAATAACCTTCAGCACCATTTGTACCAACCTGCACCACCCAAATCGGATATTACTAACAAACACAATATAGCACCATAGGATACAAACTCAACAAAAAGCTAGTATATTGCGGTAACTAAGAGcactaatttataatataaaagcaTTTGGTACCTCATCAGCAGCTCCAGTGCCCGGATAGAACTTTCCTCCTTCATGTCTATGCAAGGACATGTACATTacctatataatttttaacaataGGTTAATCTGGAAAAGGACACTCCAAGAATCAATGAGAGATGCATAGAGTTTGGCAGCTTACAGATTTGTTTTGTTCGAATATCTCTTGGGTTCCATTTCCATGATGCACATCCTACAACAATCGAGAAGATATTCACATTCAACTAAAGAAGGTTGAAGTTCTATAAAAACCACCCCCGTTTTGAGTTATCAGCGACATTACCCAGTCCACAATCAGCACCTTCCTTGCCCCTGCTGCTTGTGCAACTAATGCAGCAACAGCTGCATTATTGTGAAGACAAAACCCCATAGAATTTTTGATGCCTGCATGATGACCGGGAGGTCTAACCTGATccaatcaaaacatttttaacGCGGTTAACTTCAATTTCAAGCAgatctttagaattttagaaatTATGGTGAATGATTGACATACCAAAGCGAAACCATTTTTCACACGGCCAGAGAGAATTTCTGTAGCTAGATCAGCGCACAAACCTGCTGCAAGTCTAGCAGCACGTGCTGAATGCTCATTAGCATATGTGTCAGAGGTGAAGTAGCTGCCAGACAATGGGAAAAACATGAGAAGCGAGGGCCAAAACTAGATAAGTTACAGGTGAATTCAAACCTATTGTGAAGCTGGCTTGTAATATCAACAGCATCAACATGCTCTGAAGTGTGtacctcaaaaaaaaagaaaaaaaaatataagtcaGTTAATGAAACAAACAAACTACTCGCAGTTAGAGATGTCTCCAAGGCTATTTAAGTAGCAGCTCACCATCTGGAGTTCTTGTTTCGTGATTTCCCTTGCAGGAATAGGAAAACATCTTCCAGGAAAAACGCCTGCAAGTTTTTCAGTATGTGATGAATACAAAAATAACATACAGTACAGCGCAAAACAGAACATGGACATATTACAGAACCGATATACCAGCTGCGGCAAGACTGGCAGCTAtagctcgaagacgatcaggtCTCTCGGCATGTGGAAGTGTTTTCATTTCGAACTTATTAAGCATGCCATCAACACATGTTAAGATACTAGACTTCTCAGCAAACTATGAAAACAACAGAAACATACTTCTGAGTGTAGCAACATTCTCTCGTCGAAACCAACAGCTGTTGAGCTGGTTGCAGGTGAGCTTCCTAAAgatcaaaattaaaaagaagaagataattgAGCATGCTTATAGTTAACTCAATGTTCAAAAAAAGCTCACCACCTCCACGCTTCTCTTCAACTTGGGAGAGACCAGTATCTTTGCAAAACGGAGATGCAAAGCATCCATGCCTCAGGATACCAGACTCCTTGTGCTCACCACACATCTTCACAAAAAGGAATCAACTTCAGTGATCCTCCATAGCCAATGCAGCACAAAAGTACTCAAACATGAAAAAACTCACATAACAATGGACCATGTCACCAGGGTTTGGCATAGTGCAATTGACGCAAAACCACTTCACAGACTCAACAGGTGTCCTCTGCTGCTCCCAATCACTCTCATCCTCGTCGTCCTCGTCTAGAAACCTCATTTCTCTTGAAACCTTAGCTCTTTTCTGCATAAGACACAATAACAATGGACGATATATCACCTAAGAAACCATTTGAAACGCATTTTAAGAGTAAAGTTTTGAACTTTAGCTTACGGATGAAACAGCAGATGCATAATTCACGTCTCCGTCGCTAAACTCATCGAGGAGGGTTCCTTCTCCGTGTTTTCTCTTTGAAACCTCACAGGAACTCTCGAGAGTTTCTACAGCCATATAGTCAAAGTAGAGGAAAAACGCAGTTGAGAATCTGCTGGACTTCCTTGCTGCCTTCTTCTCTATCGGAAAATTTAGAACCGCAACGACGGAGCAAAACTTCTTCCGGCGAAACCTATCTACTAACCAACCACGATAGGAAACAGAGAGATGCTACGACGACGTTTGGGGCTTAAAGTGTAAATGATTCTTTGGGCTGAATAGCTGTTACCCAATAATAACATAAGCCCATTAACCAGGCAGATCCAAAACCATTAACGTCTTTCACATATTTGCatgtatttttcattttttagatACTCATAAAAGAGGTTTTTGATTCATTACGAAACTGTTGGGTTAATTTTCGGATAGTTTTTTTTCTGGATAAAAGTTAAATCTGAGACATGCAACTCGAATAAGACTctctcagcttcttcttctttttcgcTTTTTTTTTCTGGCTAATTCGATGTATGTGATTTTTAGTAGAATACATTTTGTGGACAAGTATTCAGCCCCCTCTATTTGTGTGCATGTATACGTGTGAGTAAATAGTAACTTACAAATTACAATCCCCATAGCTAGTACCTAAACGCAACCTCGCGGCATGTTCTATTAAGAAATTACCTTTGGTAGCAAACAAAAATTACTTGCTATGATTAACATAAATAGACCATCCATTGACAAGAAATATCGGggtacatatatgtatattttttttttgagaagaaAAATATCGAGAAATGTAtattaacaacaacaacacctgCATAGATTGAGAAAGAAACACCGTAAAGCGAAGATATATGTGGCTGGTGACCTATAAATGTCTCCATTTAATGCCTACGTGTCATCATTTTAGACATACAAATGTGTGTATTGATGATTACTCGTTCGAACAAAGAAGATACATTTCACAATAATGTAGAGCGTTCCTCTCTTCCTTTTCAGAGATTTCCCATCTCGTTTTGGTGAAGacggtttcttcttcttctcccaatTCTTCAATGCCTCATCCTTTGACCTTTCCTtcattgtttctctctctctatatataagcTTATTTTGCTTCTTTAATTATAACGTTTAGGTGTAACTTGGTATTGATTGTGTGATCTTTAAAGGATTTTTAAAAGGAAGTGAAGGTTCATCATAATATTGGAGTGAGAGGGGGAAAAGAGATAAGGAGAAACTAGTCCACACAATTGATTCAGGACCCTTCAAGAaagaaaccctaaaacaaaaGCCGCTTGTGGAGTGTAACCGGTTAGCTTCCCATTATGGTTGAAAATATTTGAT is drawn from Raphanus sativus cultivar WK10039 unplaced genomic scaffold, ASM80110v3 Scaffold1958, whole genome shotgun sequence and contains these coding sequences:
- the LOC108862550 gene encoding histone deacetylase 15, with amino-acid sequence MAVETLESSCEVSKRKHGEGTLLDEFSDGDVNYASAVSSKRAKVSREMRFLDEDDEDESDWEQQRTPVESVKWFCVNCTMPNPGDMVHCYMCGEHKESGILRHGCFASPFCKDTGLSQVEEKRGGSSPATSSTAVGFDERMLLHSEFEMKTLPHAERPDRLRAIAASLAAAGVFPGRCFPIPAREITKQELQMVHTSEHVDAVDITSQLHNSYFTSDTYANEHSARAARLAAGLCADLATEILSGRVKNGFALVRPPGHHAGIKNSMGFCLHNNAAVAALVAQAAGARKVLIVDWDVHHGNGTQEIFEQNKSVMYMSLHRHEGGKFYPGTGAADEVGTNGAEGYCVNVPWSCSGVGDGDYIYAFQHVVLPIASAFSPDFVIVSAGFDAAKGDPLGCCKVTPAGYSRMTQMLGDLCGGKMLVILEGGYNLRSISSSATAVIKVLMGENPEEDLPTTATAPPSRACMRTVLDVMNIQMKFWPSLATSYSKLLSEWEASRPGKRAETQEAVVNAAAPDAQSVAVDEEAPPRRVAPPPAEFAFNFSYSGDGLLIDDKEACGELFRLISDDPSTDLPTPLDDTTLSDLYNEYALSAARSIASVNKMVYEYKRKLRTARAELEGQRKELEEMDALRIELEEERAKVRAMRLEKKRMKKEAKVLKSEVRRLRKSRTDFVAREKMYNELVAKSASRFEEMRKYVNEQPTFQSIVLELNQISGIVSPADRESAAG